The Streptomyces griseiscabiei genomic sequence CCGAGTACCGGTCGACGGTACGGACGGCCATCTTTGTGGGCGGCAGAGTCGGCGGAGGAAGCGGATTGATGATCCGCCTGGGCTTTGCGTCTTGGTCGGCTTCGGCCTGTTTGCGCAGGCAGGGGCGGTGCTGGTGGCATGTCTTCTCGACCGCGGAGGAGAGGTTGTGCAGCAGGTGCCATCGGTCGGCGACCTCCTGAGCGCCGGGGGCGGCGTCGCGGACGGCCTTGGAGTAGGCGCTGGCCCGGTCCCTGCAGATGATCTCCGCGCCGGGGTGTTCACGCAGCCAGGCAGCGAAGGTCACCGCGTCCCGGTCCGGCAGGACGTCCACGACCTGGGCCGCCTCGATGTCGACCAGGACGGTGCCGTAACGCCAGCCCTTGCGGAAGGCGAACTCGTCAACACCCAGCACCCGAGGCGACCGCTCGGGCACTGCCGGGGCAGTGAGCAACCCCAGCAGGTAGGTGCGGCCGGTGGGTAACTGCAGGGCCTGGCACAGGCGTTCACCTGGGCGTCCGCCCAGGAACGTTGCGATGGCCTGCATCCATCGCCGCAGCCCGACGCTGTGACGCCGGTACCGCTCGCTCAGCTCCGAGACCTGCTCGACGAACGTCCGCCGGCGGCACTCGGGCCGGTCGCAGAAGAACCGACGCACGCTGAGCGAGATGGCCAACGGCCGTCCCGCAGCCGGGCGTTCGGCTATCCGGCGCACGTATCGAGAGTGCACGCGACGTCCCGGACAGCCGCAGTCTGGACAGGGAGGTGGTCGCCCGCATGACGTGGCCTCGACGGCGACTCTCTCTGCAGTGACGTGCACCGCCGTGACTCGCACATCGATCCCGGGAAACAGCACATCCTCGACCGCCACAACCCCCATGCCAGGGCAATCCCCACAAGAAACGTTCCCGCAGTCGGGCGATGACCTGGGGATTCACGGAATCGCGGCCTGAACCAAATCGGTTATCCACAGGCCCCCACGTGGCGAACTCCGGCCAGTAATGTCGGCGTTCATGGAGCAGAGGCATCTCGGCCGTACCGGCCTGCGCGTGTCCCGGATCGGGCTCGGCACCCTGACGTGGGGCCGCGACACGGACGAGCATGACGCCGCGGACATGTTGAAGCTGTTCTGGGAGGCGGGCGGAAGCCTCGTCGACACGGCCGACGTGTACGGGGACGGCGAGGCGGAGTATCTGCTCGGGCAGTTGATGGACGGGCTGGTGCCCCGCCGTGACCTTGTCATCTCCACGAAGGCCGGCAGCGTCCCGGACCCCGACCGCCGTTTCGACGGCTCCCGGGGCCACCTCCTCGCCGCCCTGGACGCCTCCCTGGCCCGGCTGGGCACGGACTACGTCGACGTGTGGCACATCCACGCCTACGACCCCGAGACCCCGCTCGACGAAACGCTCCAGGCCCTCGACCTGGCCGTCAGCAGCGGCCGCGCCCGCTACGCCGGGGTCTCCAACTTCTGCGGCTGGCAGCTGGCGAAGGCGGCCACCTGGCAGCTCGCGGCCCCCGGCATACGCACCCGTCTGGCCAGTACGCAGCTGGAGTACTCCCTGCTGCAGCGCGGCGTCGAGCGCGAGGTGCTGCCCGCCGCGCTGGACCTGGGCATCGGTCTGCTCCCCTCCTCGCCGCTGGGCCGCGGGGTGCTGACCGCCAAGTACCGCCACATCACGCCCCCGGACTCACGGGGCGGCTCGGAGCACATGGCGCCGTTCGTCGCGCCGTACCTCGACGAGACGGCGACGAGCATCGTGGACGCGGTACAGACCGCCGCGGACGGCCTCGCCGTGACCCCGATCCAGGTGGCCCTCGCCTGGGTGCGCGACCGGCCCGGGGTGGCCGCGCCCATCATCGGCGCGCGCAACGCGCTGCAGCTCGCGGGGGCACTGTCAGTGGAGACCCTTAGTCTTCCTGACGAGATCTGCCGGGCCCTCGACGATGTGTCGGCGCCCGTGCACCGCTATCCCGATCACGACTGGAGCACGCTGTGAGCACGGAGCCCGCGACCACGGAGCCGGACGAGCCGGGGGGACGGGGCGACGGGACCCCTGCCGACGGCACCACCGCGCCCGGTGAAGGGGACCCGGCGGCGGACAGCGAGTCCGCGCAGACCGCGAAAGCCACGGAAGCGGACGGCGCAGAGGCGGACGGCACCGAGACGGACGGCACCGAGGCCGCCCCGGCCGGGACCACCTCCGAAGCCGCCCCCGAAGTCTCCGAGGCACAGGCCGAGTTGGCGGCTCAGCGACTGGAGCGGGAGCGGATCGAGCGGCGAAAGGCGGAGAAGTCGGCGCCGATCACGAGCGGGGCCAAGCTCAGCGGGACGGCCGCCGATCTGCTGGCCGCCGTACGGGCGGTGGAGGGCGGCCGGAAACCCACGGCGACCGCCTTCGACGAGCCGGAGCCCGCGCCGCGCAGGCCCGCGCCCGAGCCGGTGCGGGAGCCCCGGCCCATGACGCCCGCGCCCGGTGCGGCGGCCCCGTCGGGCGAGACCCTCGACGCGGTGCGCGCGGTGCTGGCCGACGGCGGCGCCCCCGAGGCACTGGTGCCCCAGGTCGCCGAGGCGCTCGGCGAGGGCGCCGGGGCCCGACTGCGCGAGGATCCCTGGCAGTTGCTGCGGGTTCCGGGCGTACGGCCGGAGCAGGCGGACGGGTTCGCGCGGGCACTGCTCGGCGCGGAGTGCCGCCCGGACGACGAGCGGCGGGGCCGGGCGGTCACCGTGTGGCTGCTGGAGCAGGCGGCCGTCGCCGGTCATACGGCGCTGGAGGCGCCGGCCCTGGTCGCGGCGCTCGCCCGGCGTTCCGTGCCCGATCCCGACGAGGCCGTCCAGAGCACCGTGGCCGAGGGTGAGGCCCTGGTCTTCCAGGACGCGCTGGACGACACCCCGCACACGACACGGTCGGCCCCCGTGGACGCCGGCCCGGACGCGGGCGGCGACGAGACGGAGGAGGAGCGCCCGGTCCGTGTCCTCATCGGTCTGGAGCGTTACGCCCTCGCCGAGGAGAGCCTCGCCGACGGGCTCGCCCGGGTCGTGAACTCCCTGCCCAAGGAGGACCCGGCCGGCTGGGAGTCGGCGGCGGCCTCGGCGCCGCGTTCCGCCGCCGAGCTGATCCGCGCCGTCGCCGGACACGGACTCGTGCTGCACACGGGCGGCGAGGCGGCCCGCGCCGAACCGGCTGCGCTGGTCACGGCCGCCCGGACGCTCGGGCTGCGGGCGTACGCGGCGACGCACAGCGCGGACGGCGGACGGCGGTTCGCCGCGCGCCTGGACTCAGCCGAGAGCGGCGACTCCGCCGGGGGCGGCGACACCGAGGAGGGCGCCGCCCCCGCCGTGGCGACCCTCGCCGGGCTGCTCTCCGGTGCCGAGGGACCCGGCCGTGATGTGGACGGCGCGCTCGCCCTCGACCTGCTCGTGGTGCTGGACGCGCCCCAGCTGGACGTGGAGACCGCCGCCCTGCTGGCCGAGTCGCTGCCCGACGGGGCCCGGCTGGTGCTCAGCGGCGACCCGGGGGTGCTGTGGTCCGCCGGGCCCGGCCGGGTCTTCGCGGATCTGCTCGCCGCCCGTACCTGCCCCCAGGTCGCCTCGCGGACACCCGACTTCGGGCCCGTCGGCGAGCTGGTCTCCGGGATCGGGATCGGCGAGCTGAACCAGGTCGACGCGCCCGGCAAGGAGGTCGTGATCGTGCCGGTGCGGGACGCGGGCGAGGCGGTGCACCGGACCGCCCAGCTCGTCGTGGACTCGGTGCCCAGGGCGTTCGGGATCACCGCCGAGGAGGTGCAGGTGATCACCCCCGGACACGGGGGCGCGGCGGGGACACGCGCGCTCAACGCCGCGCTCAAGGAACGGCTGAACCCCGGGCCCGGCCGCTTCGGCGGGTTCGACCCGGGCGACCGCGTGGCCTACTCCCCCGCGCCGGGCCGTACGACACCGGGCCGGGTGGTGAGGGCCGACGCCGAGGGGCTGCATCTGGAGTGCGCGGGCGTGGCCGTCGTCGTCCCGAAGGAGCGGGTCGAGCAGAGGGTGCGGCACGGGTGGGCGCTGACCGCGCACCAGGCGGTGGGGCAGCGATGGCCGGCGGCGGTCGTGGTGCTGCCGGGGGACGCGGCGCAGGTCCTCAGCCGCCCCTGGGTCTACACGGCCTTCGGCCGGGCCGAGCGGCATCTGTCCGTGGTGCACGGGGTGGAGCAGGCCCTGCCCCACGCGGTCGCCGAGGTGCCGGCGAAGCCCCGCACCACCCGGCTGCCGGCGTTGCTGAGGGCCCAGGTGCCGGCGGCGGATTGACGAGAGCGCGCCCCTGGGGCGGCCCGCGGGGCCGTCTTCAGGGGCGCGGGGCCGTCTCGAACCCCCTACCGGTCCGCGTCGATCGGTTCCAGGTCCTCGTCCTCGTCCAGCTCCGCGACGAGCACGACGTCGTCGTCCAGGTCGTCGTCCTCCACGTCGTCGTCGAAGACGGCGCTGACGTCGAAGCGGCAGACGACCCGCTGGGGATCGACCTGTTCGAAGGGTGCCTCCAGCCACTCCCCCGGTTCGGCGGTGTCGTCAGCGGCGGTCACCCAGAGCGTGGAGTCGCCCTCCTCGAGGCCGAACTCCTTGTGCCGGGAGGCGATCTCGTCGGGCTCGAACTCACCGAACAGCAGCCCCAGCGCGCCGTGCACGGTGCTCGCGGCCCCCTCCGGGCCGACCGGCTCCTCCGCGGCCTCCACCCGCTGCGCCTGCGCCAGCAACCGCTGCGGCTCGGCCACCGTGTAGTCCCGGCGGATCAGCACGCTGAGCGCGCCGGGTTCCCCGGGGCCGGTGTACGGCGGCATGTCCTCGGTGCCGGGGATCTCGAAGGGAGTGACCTCGTCGTAGCGGTCGTAGAGCAGTTCGTCGTACTCCTCGGCGGCGGCGGCCAGCTCGTTGAACGCTTCGTAGACGGCCGGGTCGTCCTCACCCGACCGGCGTTCGACCGCGGCCAGGTGGCGGTCGAGCGCGGTCTTGACCGCCTCGGCGGCGGCGCGTACCTCGGCAGCGGTGGGCTGCGCAGCATCAGACATAGTGCAGACGCTATCCGTACCGGGCCCCAGCCCGCACAATAGATACCGATGCCGGAATACGAATTTGTCGACGTGTACGTACCGCGCGGGGTTTCCCGCAAGGACGCCACACGCCTGCTGACGGACCATGCCGAGTACGGACACTGGGAGTTGGACCGACTGAGCCTGCTGCGTGATGGCAGCCGCAGGGTGCGGTTGCGCCGACGGATCATCCGCCAGGTGCGCGCCACGTGGTGAGTGGGCGGAACTGAGACGGAGCGGGCCCCGCTGGTGCGGGGCCCGCTCCGTTCGCGGGTGCCGGTCAGGCGCTACAGCGCGGCGGCCCGTGCCTTGCGGTAGATCAGGGCGCCCCCGATCAGTGCGCCCGCGCCCAGCGGGAGCGCGAGGCCCAGCGGCAGTTCCGCGCCGGTCTGGGCGAGCTGCGCGGCACCGTCGGGCCGGCTGACGCTCTGCGTGCCCGGGGTGTTGGTGTCCCCGCGGGAGACCTCACCGTCGGGCTTGCCCGGCTGGACCGGCTTGGTCGGTACCTGCGGGGACGCCTCCTCGGAGTCGCCCGGCGGGTTCTGGTGGCCGTCGTCCGGGGTCTCGGGCGCCCCTCCGCCGCCCGGGTTCCCGCAGTCGTTGCCGAAGACGCCGTTGCCGACACCGATCACGCTGACGGTGTTGCCGCACAGGTTGACCGGAACGTGCACCGGGACCTGCACGGTGTTGCCGGAGCCCACACCCGGCGAGCCACTGGTGTGGCCGTCCGCCTGGGAGCCGCCGTGCGAGGAGCCGTAGCCGCCATCGCCAACGCCACCGTTGTGGCAGTCGTTGTCAGTGGCGGGGTTGCCGATGCCGAGGACGTCGACGCTGTTGCCGCACACGTTGACCGGAACGTGCACCGGCACCTGGACGACATTGCCGGACGCCACACCCGGCGAGTCACTGGCGTGACCGGAGGCCTGGGAGCCGCCGCCGTGGCCGCCCCCACCGTGGCCGCCGCCACGGGCGTGCTTGCCGCCTCCGCCGTTGGAACACTTGTTGCCTGCCGCCGGGTTGAGCAGTCCGACCACGCTCACCGTGTTGCCGCAGACATTGACCTCGGCTTCCACCGGCGCCTGCACGGTGTTGCCGGAGAGCACGCCGGGTGAGTTGGTGGCGGAGCCCTGCGCGCCGGCGTCGGCGTGCGCCGCACCGCCCGCCGCGGCGAGGACTCCGGACGCGGCCGCCACCGTCATGAGGCCTTTGCGGGTGACCTGTCGCATTGCTGAATTACCTGCCTTAGCCCTATGTTCTGATCTTTTACACCTTGCCGGGATACCGGTCGGCCCCGGAGTGCATGGCGCGCACTCCGGGGCCGACGGTTATTTCAGACCCTCACCTGGTGAGGCACAACGTCACTTGTTGATGCAGGTGTTGCCGAAGGCGGGGTTCAGCAGCCCGATCACCGAGATCGTGTTGCCGCACACGTTCACGGGGACGTGAACCGGCACCTGGACGACGTTGCCGGACGCGACACCCGGGGAGCCGACGGCGGCACCCTGGGCCCCGGCGTCGGCGACGGCCAGACCCGCGCCCGCGAGAACCAGACCACCGGTGGCTGCCGCAGCGGCGACGACCTTCTTGAGCATTATTCCTCCTTGTTGGCAAAGCGACCCCAAGTAGCGAGTCGCATCACCTGTAACGAGGAGGGAGTAATGGAGCTACGAGCTTATGGTCGGATTCACCCGTCACGGTTGATCTTCGTACGCGCGACCGAATAAGCGTCGAATCTCAATACCGGGCCGATCAGGACGCGTCGATGAAACGGTCGAGCACGCGTACGCCGAACTTCAGCCCCTCCACCGGCACCCGCTCGTCCACACCGTGGAACATCCCCGCGAAGTCCAGCTCCGGCGGCAACTTCAGCGGCGCGAACCCGAAACCGCGGATACCGAGGTCGTCGAAGGACTTGGCGTCCGTACCGCCGGAGAGCATGTACGGGACCGCCTTCGCGCCCGGGTCCTCGGCGAGCAGCGCGGACTGCATGGCGTCGACGATCGTCCCGTCGAAGGACGTCTCCAGCGCCTTGTCCGAGTGCGTGTCCTCGCGCCGCACGTTCGGGCCGAGGATCCTGTCGAGGTCGGCGAGGAACTCCTCCTCGAAGCCCGGCAGGAACCGCCCGTCGACATGGGCGGTGGCCTCGCCCGGGATGACGTTGACCTTGTAGCCGGCGCCGAGCTGCGTCGGGTTGGCGGTGTTGCGCAGGGTCGCGCCGATGAGCTTGGCGATACCGCCGAGCCGGGCGAGGGTGCCCTCCATGTCCTCCGGGTCGAGCGTGGTGCCGAGCGCGTCGCCGAGTTCGTCGAGGAAGGCCCGGGTGGTCTTGGTGACCCGGACCGGGAACTGGTGGCGGCCGAGGCGGGCGACGGCCTCCGACAGCTCGGTGATGGCGTTGTCCCGGTGGATCATCGAGCCGTGGCCGGCCGTACCGGCCACCGTGAGCTTCATCCAGTGCATGCCCTTCTCGGCCGTCTGGATCAGGTAGAGCCGCCGCTGCTCGTTCACCGTGAAGGAGAACCCGCCGACCTCGCTGATCGCCTCGGTGACGCCCTCGAAGAGATCGGCGTGGTTCTTCACGAGGTGCTTCGCCCCGTAGGTGCCGCCGGCCTCCTCGTCGGCGAGGAAGGCGAGCACGATGTCGCGCGGGGGCTTGCGGCCGCTGCGCAGCCGGTCGCGGACGACCGCCAGCGTCATCGCGTCCATGTCCTTCATGTCGACGGCGCCCCGGCCCCACACACAGCCGTCCGCGACCTCGCCGGAGAAGGGGTGGTGGGTCCAGTCCGCCGCGTTGGCCGGGACGACGTCGGTGTGGCCGTGGATCAGCAGCGCGGGCCGGGACGGGTCCTCGCCCTCGATACGGGCCACCGTCGAGGCGCGGCCCGGGTGCGACTCGAAGATCTTCGGCTCCAGCCCCACCTCGGCCAGCTTCTCGGCGACCCACTCGGCGGCCTCGCGCTCACCCGGGCCCGAGTGGTCGCCGAAGTTGCTGGTGTCGATCCGGATCAGCTCGCGGCAGAGGTCGACGACCTCGTCCTCGCCGGTCACGTGCCTGCCCGTGTCCGTCTCACTCACGCTGGTTCCTCCCGCTGTCGCTGCTGGTGGTTCCCCCTCATCCTCCTCCTGCCCGGCGGTCCGCCCCAAGACCGGGACCGGCCCGTCACAAGCCGTTCACGCCCGCCCGCCCCCGGGAACAGGGTGTGATCGGGGGCCTCGGAAAGCCTGGTAATGTTTTCCTCGTCGCCGCGGGGAGCACCCCGCACGACAGACACCTTGTCCGGGTGGCGGAATGGCAGACGCGCTAGCTTGAGGTGCTAGTGCCCTTTATCGGGCGTGGGGGTTCAAGTCCCCCCTCGGACACATAGTGGCGAAGGCCGCGACCCCAGGGTCGCGGCCTTCGCGCGTTAGACTGACGAAATGTGGGCGACGTCTCTCCCCACCAGGAAAACCCCAGGTCAAGGCCCATGGTCCCGCTTCTCCGGGTCGCCCGGAGGTCACCCCCGCTTGGCCGATACGACAGGCCGTAGTCACCCGAGCACTAGAGTATTGGGCTTGTTCGGTGCCGATACGGAAATATCCCCAGGCAGACCTGTGGCCCCGTCGGCGCCCCCGGATGGTCCGGGTTCGAGAGGCGAGGATCCGATGGCCGCCGTATACGAGAGTCCTGACCTGACGCTGCTCGACGGGGAGCTGGCGGAGGGATCCGGGGGGTTCGGCGGGGCGGCGCGGTTCACGGCCGGTCCGGCGGCGTCCCCGCGCACGCTCGTGGATGTCTTCGAGGCGTCGGTGCGGTCGTATCCGGACGAGCCCGCGCTGGACGACGGGAAGCGGCGGCTGACCTACCGCGCGCTGGCGGTCGAGGTGGAGCAGCTGCGGCGGCGGCTGGGCGCGGCCGGGGTGGGGCTCGGGGACCGTGTCGGCGTGCGGGTGCCCTCGGGCACCAACGAGCTGTATGTCGCCATCCTCGCGGTGCTCGCCGCCGGGGCGGCGTACGTACCGGTGGACGCCGAGGACCCCGACGAGCGGGCCGAGCTGGTGTTCGGCGAGGCCGGGGTACGGGCCGTCGTCGGGGCCGGGCACGAGCTGACCGTGCACGGCGCGTCCGACTCCCCCGCCGCACGGCCCGGGGTCGAGCACGACGCGTGGATCATCTTCACCTCCGGGTCGACGGGCAGGCCCAAGGGTGTGGCCGTCAGCCACCGCAGCGCCGCCGCGTTCGTGGACGCGGAGGCGGCGCTGTTCCTGGCCGAGGAGCCGATCGCGCCCGGGGACCGGGTGATGGCCGGTCTTTCCGTGGCCTTCGACGCGTCCTGCGAGGAGATGTGGCTGGCCTGGCGGTACGGCGCCTGTCTGGTGCCGGTGCCGCGCGCCCAGGTCAGGAGCGGCGCCGATCTGGGGCCCTGGCTGGTCGAGCAGGAGATCACCGTCGTGTCGACGGTGCCGACGCTGGCCGCGCTGTGGGAGCCCGAGACGCTCAACGACGTACGGCTGCTGATCTTCGGCGGTGAGGCGTGCCCGCCGGAGCTGGCGCAGCGGCTGGTGACGGAGGGCCGCGAGGTCTGGAACACCTACGGGCCGACCGAGGCGACCGTCGTCGCCTGTGCCTCGCTGATGTCCGGTGAGGAGCCGATCCGGATCGGGCTGCCGCTCGACGGCTGGGAGCTGGCCGTCGTCGACGAGGCCGGGGAGCCCGTGCCGATGGGCGGCAGCGGGCAGCTGGTGATCGGCGGTGTGGGGCTCGCGCGGTATCTCGACGCCGAGAAGGACGCGGAGAAGTACGCGCCGCTGGAGTCGCTGGGCTGGGAGCGCGCCTACCGCAGTGGTGACCTGGTGAAGGCCGAGCCCGAGGGGCTGGTCTTCCTCGGGCGGGCCGACGAGCAGATCAAGCTCGGCGGGCGGCGGATCGAGCTGGGCGAGGTCGACGCCGCGCTGCAGGCGCTGCCCGGCGTCGCGGGCGCCGCGGCGGCCGTTCGGACCGCGCGGAGCGGGAACCAGCTGCTCGTCGGCTATGTGGTCACCCAGGACGGCTGGGACCAGGCGGCGGCGGTGGAGAAGCTGTGGGCGGAGCTGCCGGCCGCGCTGGTGCCGCTGCTGGCGCCGGTGGCGGAGCTGCCGACCCGGACGTCCGGGAAGGTCGACCGCGACGCGCTGCCGTGGCCGCTGGCGGAGCTGGAGACCGCGGGGCCGGCGGAGGAGCTGTACGGGACCGAGGCGTGGCTCGCCGAGCAGTGGGCCGAGGTCCTGGGGGTTCCGGTCGGCAGCGCTCAGGACGACTTCTTCGCGATCGGCGGCGGCAGCCTGGGCGCCGCCCAGCTGACGACACGGCTGCGGACGCGGTATCCGAGCGTCGCGGTGGTCGACATCTATCAGCGGCCCACGCTCAGGAAGCTGGCCCGGTATCTGGAGGCGTCCGGCGGGGAGGAAGGTCCCAGCCGGGACGTGGCACCCGTGCCCGTGCGGGCGCGGCTCGTGCAGCTGGCGCTGCTCGTCCCGCTGTTCACGCTGCTCGGGCTGCGCTGGATCGTTCCGCTGGCGGCGCTCGGGAATCTGCTGACGCCGTACGCCTGGCTGCCGACCGCGTCCTGGTGGGCCGTGGCGGCCGGAGCGGTCCTCTTCTACACGCCGCCGGGTCGGCTGGCGATCGCGGCGGGCGGTGCGCGGCTGCTGCTGCGCGGGGTCGGGCCCGGACGGTACGCGCGCGGCGGGCGGGTGCACCTGCGGCTGTGGGCGGCGGAGCGGCTGGCCGAGTTCAGCGGGGCGACCTCGCTGACCGGGGTGTGGCTGGAACGGTACGCCCGTGCCCTGGGCGCCAAGGTCGGGGCCGAGGTCGATCTGCACGCGCTGCCGCCGGTGACCGGGATGCTGAAGCTCGGGCGGGGCGCGGCCGTGGAGTCCGAGGTGGACCTCTCCGGGTACTGGCTGGACGGGGACCGGCTGGAGATCGGGTCCGTCAAGGTGGGCGCCGGTGCGGTGGTCGGGACGCGGAGCATGCTGCTGCCCGGGGCCCGGGTCGGCAAGCGGGCCGAGGTGGCGCCCGGCTCGGCGGTGGTCGGCCAGGTCCCCACGGGGCAGCGCTGGGCCGGGGCGCCGGCGGTGAAGCTGGGCAAGGCGAAGCGGAACTGGCCCAAGGAGCGGCCGCAGCGTGGCTTGTTCTGGCGGGTGTCGTACGGCGTGACCGGGGTCGGGCTGACCGCGCTGCCGGTGCTCGCCGGGGCCGCCGCGCTGGCCGTGCTGAGTCTGTTCGTGGACCCGGACGCCGGGCTCGCCGTGGCGATGCGGGGGGCGGCGCTCGGGCTGGTGCCGGCCACGCTGGCGTTCGGGGCGGCGTACGCGCTGCTGCTGCTCGTCGCCGTACGGCTGCTGAGCCTCGGGCTGCGGGAGGGTACGCACGCGACGCACAGCCGGGTCGGCTGGCAGGCGTGGACGGTCACACAGCTGATGGACCGGTCGCGGCAGACGCTGTTCCCGCTGTACGCGGGGC encodes the following:
- a CDS encoding helix-hairpin-helix domain-containing protein, translated to MSTEPATTEPDEPGGRGDGTPADGTTAPGEGDPAADSESAQTAKATEADGAEADGTETDGTEAAPAGTTSEAAPEVSEAQAELAAQRLERERIERRKAEKSAPITSGAKLSGTAADLLAAVRAVEGGRKPTATAFDEPEPAPRRPAPEPVREPRPMTPAPGAAAPSGETLDAVRAVLADGGAPEALVPQVAEALGEGAGARLREDPWQLLRVPGVRPEQADGFARALLGAECRPDDERRGRAVTVWLLEQAAVAGHTALEAPALVAALARRSVPDPDEAVQSTVAEGEALVFQDALDDTPHTTRSAPVDAGPDAGGDETEEERPVRVLIGLERYALAEESLADGLARVVNSLPKEDPAGWESAAASAPRSAAELIRAVAGHGLVLHTGGEAARAEPAALVTAARTLGLRAYAATHSADGGRRFAARLDSAESGDSAGGGDTEEGAAPAVATLAGLLSGAEGPGRDVDGALALDLLVVLDAPQLDVETAALLAESLPDGARLVLSGDPGVLWSAGPGRVFADLLAARTCPQVASRTPDFGPVGELVSGIGIGELNQVDAPGKEVVIVPVRDAGEAVHRTAQLVVDSVPRAFGITAEEVQVITPGHGGAAGTRALNAALKERLNPGPGRFGGFDPGDRVAYSPAPGRTTPGRVVRADAEGLHLECAGVAVVVPKERVEQRVRHGWALTAHQAVGQRWPAAVVVLPGDAAQVLSRPWVYTAFGRAERHLSVVHGVEQALPHAVAEVPAKPRTTRLPALLRAQVPAAD
- the chpH gene encoding chaplin ChpH, producing MLKKVVAAAAATGGLVLAGAGLAVADAGAQGAAVGSPGVASGNVVQVPVHVPVNVCGNTISVIGLLNPAFGNTCINK
- a CDS encoding chaplin produces the protein MRQVTRKGLMTVAAASGVLAAAGGAAHADAGAQGSATNSPGVLSGNTVQAPVEAEVNVCGNTVSVVGLLNPAAGNKCSNGGGGKHARGGGHGGGGHGGGSQASGHASDSPGVASGNVVQVPVHVPVNVCGNSVDVLGIGNPATDNDCHNGGVGDGGYGSSHGGSQADGHTSGSPGVGSGNTVQVPVHVPVNLCGNTVSVIGVGNGVFGNDCGNPGGGGAPETPDDGHQNPPGDSEEASPQVPTKPVQPGKPDGEVSRGDTNTPGTQSVSRPDGAAQLAQTGAELPLGLALPLGAGALIGGALIYRKARAAAL
- a CDS encoding aldo/keto reductase; translation: MEQRHLGRTGLRVSRIGLGTLTWGRDTDEHDAADMLKLFWEAGGSLVDTADVYGDGEAEYLLGQLMDGLVPRRDLVISTKAGSVPDPDRRFDGSRGHLLAALDASLARLGTDYVDVWHIHAYDPETPLDETLQALDLAVSSGRARYAGVSNFCGWQLAKAATWQLAAPGIRTRLASTQLEYSLLQRGVEREVLPAALDLGIGLLPSSPLGRGVLTAKYRHITPPDSRGGSEHMAPFVAPYLDETATSIVDAVQTAADGLAVTPIQVALAWVRDRPGVAAPIIGARNALQLAGALSVETLSLPDEICRALDDVSAPVHRYPDHDWSTL
- a CDS encoding Pls/PosA family non-ribosomal peptide synthetase, which gives rise to MAAVYESPDLTLLDGELAEGSGGFGGAARFTAGPAASPRTLVDVFEASVRSYPDEPALDDGKRRLTYRALAVEVEQLRRRLGAAGVGLGDRVGVRVPSGTNELYVAILAVLAAGAAYVPVDAEDPDERAELVFGEAGVRAVVGAGHELTVHGASDSPAARPGVEHDAWIIFTSGSTGRPKGVAVSHRSAAAFVDAEAALFLAEEPIAPGDRVMAGLSVAFDASCEEMWLAWRYGACLVPVPRAQVRSGADLGPWLVEQEITVVSTVPTLAALWEPETLNDVRLLIFGGEACPPELAQRLVTEGREVWNTYGPTEATVVACASLMSGEEPIRIGLPLDGWELAVVDEAGEPVPMGGSGQLVIGGVGLARYLDAEKDAEKYAPLESLGWERAYRSGDLVKAEPEGLVFLGRADEQIKLGGRRIELGEVDAALQALPGVAGAAAAVRTARSGNQLLVGYVVTQDGWDQAAAVEKLWAELPAALVPLLAPVAELPTRTSGKVDRDALPWPLAELETAGPAEELYGTEAWLAEQWAEVLGVPVGSAQDDFFAIGGGSLGAAQLTTRLRTRYPSVAVVDIYQRPTLRKLARYLEASGGEEGPSRDVAPVPVRARLVQLALLVPLFTLLGLRWIVPLAALGNLLTPYAWLPTASWWAVAAGAVLFYTPPGRLAIAAGGARLLLRGVGPGRYARGGRVHLRLWAAERLAEFSGATSLTGVWLERYARALGAKVGAEVDLHALPPVTGMLKLGRGAAVESEVDLSGYWLDGDRLEIGSVKVGAGAVVGTRSMLLPGARVGKRAEVAPGSAVVGQVPTGQRWAGAPAVKLGKAKRNWPKERPQRGLFWRVSYGVTGVGLTALPVLAGAAALAVLSLFVDPDAGLAVAMRGAALGLVPATLAFGAAYALLLLVAVRLLSLGLREGTHATHSRVGWQAWTVTQLMDRSRQTLFPLYAGLVTPVWLRLLGMRIGKGAEVSTVLALPSLTTVGDGAFLADDTLTAPYELGGGWLRIGRAEIGRRAFLGNSGMTAPGRSVPDGGLVGVLSATPKKAKKGSSYLGLPPVRLPRSVADGDQSLTYEPPARLLWARALVELCRIVPVFCSAGLALLTVAALSALDGWAWPLGGVVLLGVGALACGVSVAAKWLLVGRHRTGEHPLWSGFVWRNELADTFVEVLAVPWLAGSVPGTPVLNVWLRGLGARIGRGVWIESYWLPETDLVTLGDGATVNRGCVLQTHLFHDRILRTDTVELREGATLGPGGIVLPGSVVGARTTLGPASLVMAAESVPDDTRWLGNPIEAWRR
- a CDS encoding DUF5703 family protein; translated protein: MPEYEFVDVYVPRGVSRKDATRLLTDHAEYGHWELDRLSLLRDGSRRVRLRRRIIRQVRATW
- a CDS encoding ISL3 family transposase, producing the protein MGVVAVEDVLFPGIDVRVTAVHVTAERVAVEATSCGRPPPCPDCGCPGRRVHSRYVRRIAERPAAGRPLAISLSVRRFFCDRPECRRRTFVEQVSELSERYRRHSVGLRRWMQAIATFLGGRPGERLCQALQLPTGRTYLLGLLTAPAVPERSPRVLGVDEFAFRKGWRYGTVLVDIEAAQVVDVLPDRDAVTFAAWLREHPGAEIICRDRASAYSKAVRDAAPGAQEVADRWHLLHNLSSAVEKTCHQHRPCLRKQAEADQDAKPRRIINPLPPPTLPPTKMAVRTVDRYSDIHRLLAQGHTISEIARRLHLDRKTVRHFRDTGLDELLASARCGRPKGVLEPFTAYLTERFTDGVTSPTDLFREIRQRGYQGSDLPVRRYVAGLKTGTVEPARGAIPSPRKITTWIMVPRSALKHQEEDELLKVRLACPDIARACDLAWTFHDLVQHRRGHRLLEWVRQAEHDAPAPVLSFAQSLCLDLDAVTAGLTLPWSSGIVEGHVNRIKTIKRTMYGRASFRLLRTRILLRS
- a CDS encoding M20/M25/M40 family metallo-hydrolase, translated to MSETDTGRHVTGEDEVVDLCRELIRIDTSNFGDHSGPGEREAAEWVAEKLAEVGLEPKIFESHPGRASTVARIEGEDPSRPALLIHGHTDVVPANAADWTHHPFSGEVADGCVWGRGAVDMKDMDAMTLAVVRDRLRSGRKPPRDIVLAFLADEEAGGTYGAKHLVKNHADLFEGVTEAISEVGGFSFTVNEQRRLYLIQTAEKGMHWMKLTVAGTAGHGSMIHRDNAITELSEAVARLGRHQFPVRVTKTTRAFLDELGDALGTTLDPEDMEGTLARLGGIAKLIGATLRNTANPTQLGAGYKVNVIPGEATAHVDGRFLPGFEEEFLADLDRILGPNVRREDTHSDKALETSFDGTIVDAMQSALLAEDPGAKAVPYMLSGGTDAKSFDDLGIRGFGFAPLKLPPELDFAGMFHGVDERVPVEGLKFGVRVLDRFIDAS